Proteins encoded by one window of Thermoproteota archaeon:
- the prf1 gene encoding peptide chain release factor aRF-1, producing the protein MSLTYERYEFKKLIKELKGKRGRGTELISLYIPPGRNVYDVIKYLRDEYDQASNIKDKLTRKNVQSAIESIIQRLKLYRRVPEHGLVVFCGAIPQGKDRGTEKIEIYVIEPPEPVRSFQYVCDHEFYVEPLEEMAKEKRAYGLIVMDRGGGVIAVLRGPNYKIVDWVTSDIPPKHSAGGQSQRRFERIREERVHDFFKRLGKRANEALLPLEDELEGIIIGGPGDAREKFEEGNFLDYRLQKKIIANIPLSYTEEQGVRELVMKAEDLLKESSLYKEKALVEEVFRLLAKGPGKVAYGISEVERALEAGAAEKVLVLEDIPVKKVKIRCSQCGYEEQRIIRKDREASLSGWQCPNCGGTVYEVEELDIIEHLGEMGKQSGAEIYVISSGTEWGMQLKALGGVAAVLRYELREY; encoded by the coding sequence TTGTCCCTAACCTACGAGCGCTATGAGTTCAAGAAGCTGATAAAAGAGCTTAAGGGTAAGAGGGGTAGAGGTACTGAGCTTATATCCCTATATATCCCACCCGGGAGAAACGTTTATGACGTTATAAAGTACTTGAGGGATGAGTACGATCAAGCGAGCAATATCAAGGACAAGCTAACTAGGAAAAATGTCCAGAGCGCCATAGAGAGCATAATACAGAGGCTCAAGCTGTACCGGAGGGTACCTGAGCACGGACTGGTCGTCTTCTGTGGTGCGATACCTCAGGGTAAAGATAGAGGGACTGAGAAGATCGAGATCTACGTGATAGAACCACCAGAACCTGTCAGATCCTTCCAGTACGTATGTGACCACGAGTTCTACGTAGAACCCTTAGAGGAGATGGCTAAGGAGAAGAGGGCCTACGGCCTCATAGTTATGGACAGGGGAGGCGGCGTCATAGCCGTGCTCAGGGGCCCCAACTACAAGATAGTGGACTGGGTCACCTCGGACATACCTCCAAAGCACAGCGCTGGAGGACAGTCCCAGAGGAGGTTCGAGAGGATAAGAGAGGAGAGGGTGCACGACTTCTTCAAGAGGCTGGGGAAGAGGGCGAATGAGGCTCTCCTACCATTAGAGGATGAGCTAGAGGGGATAATAATTGGAGGACCAGGGGATGCTAGAGAGAAGTTCGAGGAGGGTAACTTCTTGGATTACAGATTGCAGAAGAAGATAATCGCGAATATACCTCTGTCCTACACAGAGGAGCAAGGGGTCAGGGAGTTGGTGATGAAGGCGGAGGATCTCCTGAAAGAGTCCTCCCTCTACAAGGAGAAGGCCTTGGTGGAGGAGGTTTTTCGACTCCTAGCCAAAGGGCCAGGCAAGGTGGCTTACGGGATAAGCGAGGTCGAGAGAGCGCTGGAAGCCGGAGCTGCCGAGAAGGTGCTAGTGCTGGAGGACATACCCGTGAAGAAAGTGAAAATTAGGTGCTCGCAGTGCGGCTACGAGGAGCAGAGGATAATCAGGAAGGACAGGGAGGCTTCTCTATCCGGCTGGCAGTGCCCGAATTGCGGGGGAACGGTATACGAGGTGGAGGAGTTGGACATAATAGAGCACTTGGGAGAGATGGGAAAGCAGAGCGGTGCTGAGATCTACGTGATCTCCTCGGGTACTGAATGGGGTATGCAGCTCAAAGCTCTGGGCGGCGTGGCAGCTGTTCTCCGATATGAATTGAGGGAATACTGA